The DNA segment GCAACCGCGGCGGCCCCAGGCGTCGGCAACAACATCGGCCCAGCCCACCTCGGGACAGCCGCTCACAGTTCGGCGGCCGGCCCGAAGGTGGCGAAGACCTCCTCGTTCCTGGAAACCACGTTGCGGCTGATGCCCGCTGCGGTCACGGTGAAGACCCGCAGGGTGTGCAGTCGATACGCCCCCCTCACCGCGCACGCTGGCGGGGACGGCGGGCTGCCCGTTGGCGGCTGTGGGGAGCATGCGCCAGTCGGTACCGCGCAGGGCGAAGACCCGGGCGGTGAAACCGGCGTACACCTCCCGGCCGTTGCGACCGGTTGGTGCGCGCCAGCACCGACCTCAGGTTGCTGAACCCGGCCGACCCCGGCCGACCCCGGCTGGACCCACCACACCGGGGTTCGCCGCACCCCCAGCCCTGTGGAAACAGCTCGCCGACGCCCTGCCGACCCTGCCCGGGCCGGCATGAACAGGGCGATCACATCCGACGCGGCCACCGTGCACCTCGCATCCCTGCTGCACGCCGCCGCCGAAGAGCGCACCAAGGACTACTGGGAGCGGTACATGAAGGGCACTGCCCGCTGTCGGGGCGTGCCCATGGCCGGGATGGGCATGCCGGTCTTCGACGCTTCCTCCTCGCCGACCCACGTATCTCCGCGTCACCGAAATTCTCGGCCGCCGCCTCGCCGACCTCGAACAGCGCCTGTCCGACAGCGTGTTCAAGACCGTTGCCCAGCGTGTGGCCACCACACTGGCCACGCTCACCGCCGCCCAGCCGCCTTCCAACCCGCTACGGCCAGGGGGTCGGCACCCGCAGATCGCCCTCACCCACGAACGGCTCGCCGCCCTCGTCGGCACCTCCCGCGAGACCTGCACCAAGGTCCTGCGCGACTACGCCGACCACGGCCTGATCCGCCTCGCCCGCGGACGCATCACTGTCCTCGACCCGGCCCGCCTCAAGGACGAAGCCGGATGACCCCGATCGCCGACAAGGGCGGCTACGCAGTGCTCAGCGAGCCCAGGGCCGCGGTCACGGTCTTCGTCAGCTCCCGGGCGTCGGCTCCGGCACGCGAGCGCAGGTTCACGCCGTAGGCGAGCAGCGCCAGCAGGTCGGCCGCGGCGCCCAGGTCGGTGCCGGGGGCGAGTTGCTGCTCGGCCCGTGCGGTGACAAGTGCCTCGTACAGCGCCTCCCGCAGCATGCGGTGGTGCTGGTCGAGGGCGGTCCGGACTTCGGCGTCGCCGTTCTCCGCACCGGCGTGGGCATTGGAGACCATGCAGCCCCAGCGGGCGTACGGGCCGGAGCAGCGCGCCTCGATCAGCGCGGCGAAGAAGTCGGCGACAGCGGGCAGTCCGCGCCCGTCCCCGGCCAGGCGCCGGAACGCCGGCTCCGAGCAGTCCTCCAGGTACCGGCGCAACGCGGCGCGGTACAGCTCCTGCTTGCCGCCGAAGGTGGCATACAGGCTGGAGCGGTTGAGGCCGGTCGCCGTCACGACGTCCTGGATCCCGGTCGAGGCCACGCCCTGCCGCCAGAACAGCCGCATCACCTTCTCCAGAACCGTGTCCGGATCGAAGTGCTTGATGTCCGGCATGCCACACCCCGCCATCCTGAAATAAGGGTTCCAAGATACCGCCACTCCCGCTATCTTGAAACGGTCGTTCCGAGATGACCGGCACTACCGAGACGCCCCGGCGCCCCCAGGAGGAACCCGCCCATGACCCTCAACGCCGAGCTGCGCGCCTTCTACGAAGCCCGCCAGCAGCAGATCCCCGCCGAGATACGCGACATCATGCAGCGGGCCGGCCAGGAACTCGCCGATTCGGGCCGCGCCGAGCACGCCCTGACCGTCGGCGACCGGGCCCCCCGGTTCACGCTGCCCACCGCGACCGGACGGCACCTGGCCCTGGATGACCTGCTGGCCGAGGGCCCCGTCGTACTGACCTTCTACCGCGGCGCCTGGTGCCCGTACTGCAACATCGCCCTGCGCGCCCTCCAGCAGCACCACGACGCCATCACCGCACGCGGCGCCCACCTGGTGGCCGTCTCCCCGCAGATCGCCGACGAGTCCCTCACCCTGACCGAGAAGCACGGCCTCGCCTTCGACGTCCTCAGCGACCTCGGCTCCGACACCGCCCAGCAGTACGGCCTCGCCTTCGACCTCCCCGACGACCTCGCCGCCGTCTACGACAAGCTCGGCTTCGACCTCCAGCGCGTCAACGGCGGTCACCCACGCACCCTGCCGCTCCCCGCCACCTACGTCATCGACCGCGACGGCACCATCCGCTGGGCCTTCGTCAACACCGACTACACCGCCCGCGCCGAGCCAGTCGACATCATCACCGCCCTCGACACCCTGGACTGAGCACGGTTCGCCGGACCGCCGGACACGGACGACGACCTGCCGCTTCATGCCTCGGCGCGGCAGAACCGGCGTCGTGCACGGCAGGCTGCGACGGCGTGCGAAGGACACCGCAGGCTGACGTCACCGAACCGTAAGCCCTCCGCCCCGCGCGCACCGGCCCCGTCGGCCATACAGTCACAGCCGATCCCGACCCGCAGGAGTCCGCCATGCGCGCCCGCACTCTGCTCCCGGCCGTCCTGGCCGCCGCCTTGCTCACCGTCACCGGGTGCGGCTCCGAGGGTGGTACCGACTCCGGCGGCGATGCCCAGGCCGCACCGCCGAAGACGGCGTCTTCTGCCCCCGAGTCGACTGCCTCGGGCGAGGGTGAGGGCGACAGCGGGACGCAGGTCCCCGAGGCCCTGAACTTCTCCGGCACTACGGTGGACGGCAAGCCGTTCGACGCGAAGTCCCTCGCGGGTAAGCCCACGGTGCTGTGGTTCTGGGCCCCGTGGTGCCCCAAGTGCCGCGCCCAGGCCGCCGAGACGGCCAAGGTCGCCGCCGACTACGCGGGCAAGGCTCACGTCCTCGGCGTCGCCGGCCTCGACAAGAACGCGGCCATGATGGACTTCGTAGCCGAGACCGGCACCGACTCCTTCCCGCACCTCTCGGACGAGGCGGGCGAGGTGTGGAAGCGGTTCGAGGTCACCGAGCAGAGCCGCTACGTCATCCTCGACAAGGACGGCAAGACCGTCTACGAGGGCGTGCTGCCCGCTGGCGAGGGGCTGGCCGAGAAGGTCGCCGGGCTCACCGGCTGAACCCGCCATGACCGACCTGCCGCTCGCCCTCGCGCTCAGCGCCGGGATGCTCGCAGCCGTCAACCCGTGCGGCTTCGCCCTGCTCCCCGCCTACCTGTCGCTGCTCGTCCTCGGCGACGACTCCCCCAGGCGTACGGTCGCGGTCGGCCGGGCGCTGACCGCCACCGCGGCTATGACGATCGGGTTCGCCGCGCTCTTCGGCGTGTTCGGCCTGGCCGTCCAGCCCGTCGCGGGGCAGGTGCAGGAGCATCTGCCCTGGTTCACCATCACCTTCGGGCTCCTCATGGCGATGGCCGGCACCTGGCTGCTCGCGGGTCGTCAACTGCCCACTCTGGCCCCGAAACTGCGCCGCGCGCCGACCGTGACCCGCTCGCTGCCCTCGATGGCGCTCTTCGGCATGGCGTACGCGACCGCCTCCCTCGGCTGCACCATCGCCCCGTTCCTCGCCATCGTCGTCTCCGCCTTCCGCAGCGGCTCGACCGGCGAGGGCATCGCCCTGTTCGCCGCGTACGCGGGCGGGATGGGCCTGATCGTCGGCGTCGCCTCGCTGACCGTCGCCCTCACCCGCGCCACCGCCGTCACCCGCTTGCGCCGCCTCGGCGCGATCGCACCCCGGCTCGGCGGCGGACTGCTCCTGTGCGTGGGCGCGTACGTCGCGTACTACGGCTGGTATGAGATCCGCGTCCAGCGCGACCCCACCACGCAGGACGCCGTCGTCGACGCGGCAGGGGCCGTCCAGCGCGGCATCGCCGAGACGCTGGACAGCGTCGGCCCCTCGGTGATCGCTCTCGTCTTCGCGACCCTGTTCGTCACGACCCTGGCGCTCATCCGTTTCCGGCGGGCCCGAGGGGCCCGCCGGTCACCTGGTACGGACACCGGCGCCGAGTCGACGGCCGGCCACACCCCCTGAACGCGGGGCGACCGAGAGGTCAGACGGTCATGGTGGGCGCGTCGAAGTGCACATAGTGGGCCAGATCCCGCGGCGACTGAATGTACCGCCGGGTGGCGAAGTGCCGCTCGTCCGGCTCGGGTTCGGAGCCGTTCTGTACCTCCAGCCAGTCGCCCCAGGTGGTCAGGTGGTCGCGCGGGCGGACCAAGGTGTCCTGCCGCTGCGGGATCAGCAGCGTGCCGTACGGGATGTCCTTGAGCAGGAACTGCGAGAGATACGGCCCGACCAGGTCGCCGCGGGTGTCGCCGCGGAAGATGGTCTGCGGGGTCACCTGGCCGTACTACTTCGGCGCCCGGAAGTCCTCAAGGCCGCTCAGTTCGGTGGCCGCCTCGGCGACCAGGTCGCTGTCGCCGAACCGGGTGAACAGCACGTCGCGGCACAGCGCCATCCAGTACAGCTCGACCGTCTCGGCGGAGTTCTGCGCGCTATCGATACGCGGCGCAGGCGGTACGGACAGCGCCTGAGCGTCCGGGCCCTGCGGGTCGAAGGCCAGTCCGGCCTGCGGATTGACCAGTTTGCGGGTGTCCCCGAGCGGGCGGTTCCTGGGGCAGTCGCCACGCCGGCCGGGGGCGACACATCCATACATTCAAGCATGGGCATGACAGGGGAACGTGGCCGACGGTGCGCTCAGCGTCCCGTCCGGCCGCCGTGTCTGAGGAAGTTCCGCTCGGCGTCGGTCGGTGCAAGGGCGGCTGCTCGCTCGTAGGCGGCCGTGGCCTCTTCGTCACGGCCCAGCCGGCTCAGTAGATCTGCTCGGGTGGCGTGGAAGGGGTAGTAGGTGTCCAGGTCCAGCTCGTCCACCAGGGCGAGGGCGGTCGCGGGGCCCTGTACCTCAGCGATGGCGATGGCGCGGTTGAGGGCCACGACGGGTGTGGGGGTGAAGGCGAGCAGCTGATCGTAAAGGGCGGCTATCTGCGGCCAGTCGGTCTGCGCCGCTGTCGGGGCGGCCGTGTGTACGGCGTTGATAGCGGCCTGGAGCTGATACACGCCGGGTTGGTTGCGGCGCAGGCAGCCGCGGACGATGGCCTGGCCCTCCTCGATCAGGGACGGGTCCCATCGGCTGCGGTCCTGGTCGCCGAGCAGGACGAGGGAGCCGTCGGGACCGGTGCGGGACGGGCGTCGGGACTCGGTCAGCAGCAACAGGGCCAGCAGACCGGCCACTTCCGGTTCGTCCGGCATGAGGTCCGCCAGGAGCCGGGCCAGCCGGATCGCCTCCGCGCACAGGCCCCGACCGGCCGGGCCGGCCGGTTCGGCAAGCCCCGCGTTGTAGACGAGGTAGACGACGGCCAGCACCGGGCGCAGTCGGTCGGGCAATTGGTGTTCCTGCGGCACCCGGTAGGGAATGCGAGCTGCCTTGATCTTGCGCTTGGCCCGCACGAGACGCTGTGCCATCGCCGCCTCGGCCACCAGGAACGCATCGGCGACCTCCGCCGTCGACAGGCCGCCGAGCAGCCGCAGTGTGAGTGCCACCTGGGCCTCGGTGGACAGGGCCGGATGACAGCAGGTGAAGATCAGACGCAGCCGGTCGTCCTGCACAGCTTCCCCCTCCGCCGGCAAGCCGGGATCGTCGTCAGCGGGCGAGAGCGCCGCCACCTCGCCGAGCAGTTCCCGCTCCCGCGCGGCGCGGCGCAGGCGGTCGATGGCGGCGTGGCGGGCGGTCGTGGTGATCCAGCCGCCCGGGTTCGGCGGCACGCCGTCGCCCGGCCATTTGCGCAGGGCGGTGGCGAACGCGTCCTGGACGGCGTCTTCGGCGAGGTCGATGTCGCCGAAGACGCGGATCAGTGTGGCCACCACCCGGCCGGACTGCTCGCGGAAGATCCGTCCGGCCACGGCCTGATCGATGGCCGGCAAGGTCAGGCTCCCGGTGCGGGCTGGGGCTTGTCCGCGAAGCCTGCGAACGGGCGGACCTCGATCGGTGTCTGGATGAGGGCGGTGACCTTCGCCGCCCAGGCGAGCGCGGCGTCGAGGTCGTCGGCCTCGATGATGTAGAAGCCGCCCAGATGCTCCTTCGACTCCGCGAAAGGCCCGTCGGTGGTCAGCACCTCACCACCGGCGACACGCACCACGGTGGCGGTGTCGGGCTCGTGCAGCCGGCCGGAGAACACCCAGGCACCAGCCGACTCCATCTCCCTCTCCAGCGCACCGAGCCGCAGGTGGGACTGCCGCATCTCCTCGGCGCTCATCGGCGCTCGCGCCTCGCCTGCGCCGCTATGGACCGACAACAGATAACGCGTCATGGTGATTCTCCCGGTCAGGAGGCAGGCACTTCCCACCTCTCACCATCGCTACGAACGGGCCCTCCGCACATCGACAGGCTCTGCGAGAAACGGCCGCCCCGCCCTATTTGGGCGGCAAGGTACGGGCGAAGTCAGCCGCACGCGACACCCACTCGTCGAGCGCCGGCCCGGCCAGCGCCTCGGGGCCGACGAACACCATGGACCTACTGTTCCGGCCCGTGAAGTCCATGGGCCGCACGCCGGGCCGCGCCAGCGCCTCGACGGCTCCCTCCGGCCCGAGCCGGATCATGAGTTCGTCGTGGACGACGCCGCAGAACATGTGGCCGCCGAGCAGGAAGGCCAGTCCGCCGAACATCTTGCGTTCGCTGACCTCGCCCACTGGCGGCAGGACTTCCCTGATCCGCTCCGCGAGGGTCTCGTCGTAAGACATCTACGCCTCCGGTACATCTTCGTCTGAGAGGTGGTCGGGCAGGCCGAACAGCGGGAAGAGGGCGGGGTCGGTGAAGCCGGTGATCTCGGTGATCGCGTCTGTGTCCACGGTGAGGACCATGATCCCGTACGCGGTAGCCCTCGTCCCGCTGTAGTCGCGGACGTAGGCCGCAAGGGCCGGCTGGTGGTTGGCCCGGGTCGGCACGAGTCTGATCCGGGTGAGGTCGCCGCCGGCGGGGACGGTGGCGAAGAAGGAGGCGAGCGCGAGCCGCCCGCGGTAGACCATCGGATAGGGCGGCATCGTCAGCAGCACGTCGTGGCTGAGCAGCGCGACCAGCCCGTCGATATCGCCGTCCTGCCAGGCGGCGGTGAACCGCTCGACGAGCGCGGACTGCTCGGCGCGCGTCGGCACCCGGCCGCCGCTGCTCAGGCGTCCGCTCGCCCGGTGCCGGTCCAGCGTTGCGCGGGCCCGCTGCAGGGCGCTGTTCACCGAGGCGGCGCTGGTGTCCAGGAACGCGGCGGTCTCGGCCGCCGTAAAGCCGAGCACGTCGCGGAGCAGCAGTACCGCCCGCTGCCGGGCAGGCAGGAGCTGAAGGGTGGCGAGGAAGGCCAGCTGAACGCTCTCGCGCAGTTCGTAGCGGGCGGTCGGGTCGTCGCGGTCGTCGAGCTGGTCGAGGAGTGTGTCCGGGTAGGGCTCCAGTGCGACCACCTCCACGTCGTCGGCGTTGGCGGGCGGCGATGCCTGCGGCCCGGCCAGGACGGGCGTGGTCCGGGCCCGGGTGCGGGTGGTGAGGCAGCGGTTGGTGGCGATGCGGTACAGCCATCCCCGCATCGCCGACCGGCCCTCGAAGGCGCCCAGGTGACGCCAGGCGCGCACCAGGACCTCCTGCATGACATCCTCCGCGTCCTGCACCGAGCCGAGCATCCGGTAGCAGTGAACGTGCAGTTCCCGCAGGTGCGGACCGACCAGGGCCCGGAAGGCGTCCTCGTCGCCCGCACGGGCGGCCGCCAGCAGTACGCCCTCGGACGCGGCTGCCGCCGACGGCTCCCCTGTCACTGCGTCCATGCGCTCACGCTACGCCGGGCCGGTGCCCCGGCCAGGTCAGCCACCCTGAGCCATGGCGGCGCGCAGAGCCTCGGCATCGTAGATCAACTCACCTCGGACGATCTTCCCGTCCTCGATCTCGAGAATCTCCGCAGACGTCATCGGCGGCACGGGCAGGCTCATCTCCCAGTCGATGACCGAGCAGACGCGGCTGCCGTCCACGAACTGATGGCGGACGGCGAAGCGAGTGACCAACGGGCCCGCCTGTGCGGCCATCGCCCGGTAACCCGCGGCCGACTCGAAACTGGCCACCGGCCCACGGAACTCGAAATCGTCCGCCAGCGGCACACCGCTGAAATCGCCCTTTCCGCTGATCCACGCGTCGCAGTAGGCGTCCACAATGTCCTGGATTGTCATGACCCCTCCAGCTACCAGATCACGGGACCACGCACATGGGCCCCCACCCGTACCGACCCCAGCAGGTGCCGCAAATTCATCGGTTCGTTGGGGGGCTTCCGACAGGCGTGACTTGGGCGGGCTGTGGAGCGTGGCCCAGGGTTCCATCGCCTACGAGGGCGCGGGTCGAGCCGCTGGAGCCGGGCCTCGGCTACACCCTCGGCAGCTCCCTTCGCCGCACCGTCCTGTCCTCGATCCCGGGTGCGGCGGTCACATCCATCCGCATCGACGGCGTTCTGCACGAGTTCACCACCGTGCCGGGCATCAAGGAGGACGTCACCCGTGGCAACTATTCGGCTACACGCCCAACCGCTGGAAATCTTCCCTGTGTTGAAGCGCGGTCTGGAACTGATCACGCGAGCCCGCATCCTGCTGCCGACCGCCTGTCAAGCTCCGACCGCTGTCCGCGGTGCTACCGTCCTCGCGCAGGCACCCGTGGACGCAGCCCAGGCCGGGGTAGGCGGGCCCGCGAGGGCCGAGTTCATCGCAGCCACCGCGGCGCGCTGAGCACCCGTGACCGTCAGCCGTGTCGGGGCCGACGATGCCCCCGGCGAAGACCGATGCCCAGAGGAGAGAGCGTGCGCATGCACATGACGCCCAGCGCCGCCGCCTGCCCGCCGTGATCCTTCGCCTTTGAGCAGCGCCCGGAGTTCTCGCTCGCGCCCGCTGCTGCCTTCTGACTTCAGCCCGCCGTACGTGGGCTTCGCGGATGGCTGTCCCGGCTTTCCCGCGTCTTCTCGCACGCCGCCATGGATATTGGGCGTGCCCGAGCACGACAGGTACTTGTCTTGTCTACGTCCGCACTGTCCCCGGCCGCGCGACTGCGCGGCCTGCGCCCCGACTGGCTGTCCGACCCGAAGGTCTGGCGCACCGAGGTCCTGGCAGGCCTGGTGGTCGCGCTCGCGCTGATCCCCGAGGCGATCTCGTTCTCCATCATCGCGGGGGTCGACCCGGCGATCGGCCTGTTCGCCTCCTTCACCATGGCCGTGACCATCTCGATCGTCGGCGGACGCCGCGCGATGATCTCCGCGGCCACCGGTGCTGTCGCCCTGGTCATCGCCCCGCTCAACCGCGAGCACGGCCTGGGCTACTTGGTCGCCGCCGTCATCCTGGCCGGCGTCATTCAGATCGCCCTTGGCGCGCTCGGCGTCGCAAAACTGATGCGGTTCGTGCCCCGCAGCGTGATGGTCGGCTTCGTCAACGCCCTCGCCATTCTGATCTTCATGGCCCAGGTCCCCGAAATGCACGACGTGCCCTCGGCCGTCTACCCGCTGATCATCGCCGGCCTGGCCCTCATGGTGTTCTTCCCGAAGATCACTACCGTGATCCCGGCGCCGCTCGTGTCCATCGTCATCCTCACCGTCATCACGCTCGCCGCCGGCATCGCGGTGCCGACCGTGGGCGACAAGGGCGACCTGCCGTCCTCCCTGCCGATACCGGGCCTGCCCGACGTGCCCTTCACGATGGACACCCTCACCACCATCGCCCCCTACGCCCTCGCCATGGCGCTGGTCGGCCTGATGGAATCGCTGATGACCGCAAAGCTGGTCGACGACATCACCGACACCCACTCCTCCAAGACCCGTGAGTCCATCGGGCAGGGCATCGCCAACATCGTCACCGGCTTCTTCGGCGGCATGGGCGGCTGCGCCATGATCGGCCAGACGATGATCAACGTGAAGGTGTCGGGCGCCCGCACCCGCCTGTCCACGTTCCTCGCGGGCGCATTCCTGATGGTCCTGTGCATCGTCTTCGGCCCGGTCGTCTCCGACATCCCCATGGCGGCCCTGGTCGCGGTGATGGTCATGGTGTCCTTCGCGACCTTCGACTGGCACTCCATCGCCCCGAAGACCCTCAAGCGGATGCCCACCGGGGAAATCGCCGTCATGGTCATCACCGTGGCCTGCGTGGTCTCCACCGACAACCTCGCCATCGGTGTCGTCGTGGGCTCCATCACCGCCATGGTGATCTTCGCCAAGCGCGTCGCCCACCTCGCGAACGTCACCGCGGTCACTGACCCCGACGGCACCCAGGTCGTCTACTCCGTCACCGGCGAGCTGTTCTTCGCCTCCTCCAACGACCTCGTGGGCCACTTCAACTACGCCACCGACCCCGACAAGGTCGTCATCGACCTGATCGCCGCCCACATCTGGGACGCGTCCTCCGTCGCCGCCCTCGACGCGATCGAGACCAAGTACAAGCAGCGCGGCAAGACCGTCGAGATCATCGGCCTGAACCAGCCCAGCGCCCAGATCCACGAAAAGCTCAGCGGCGAACTCGTCGGCAACCACTGACCAATCCCGAGGGCCGCCGTGGAGTCATGAGCGCCTGCGGCGGCCCTCACTGCTTCTGCTCTCGAGGCGCGCACAGAACACTCCTGGCTTGAGTTCTGACCTCGCCGTTGAGGGTGGGAGAAGCCGGGGCCGGTCGGGCGCGAGTTCGAAGCCCGCGTAACCGATGAACCGTAACGGTCCGTCGGGCTCCTGACCGCTCTCCTCCCGCAACTCGCGTGCGGCCGCCTGACGAGCGGACTCGCCGAACGCTGCCGGCAGCGGCGCGTCGCACGGTGGTGCCCCTTCGGCTCCGCGCGCGAAGAGGCCAAGGCGTTGCCGCGATCGTCCGCTACGAGGGGTGGCACTTGGGAGTGAGGCACCTCGCTACGATTCCCGGTCCATCGCCGGGAAGTGGCGGCACCACTGAAAGTCAGGCCCGAGCGCATCCAGAACTCCGCTCAGGAACAGCCGTGGCGGATGCACATCCGACCGTCTGACGGGACTCGGAGGGCTGCAGAGCCCGGCCAAGGGAGGGCCACGGCTGCTCAGGACGAGCCGCGGTCCGACCGACCATGCAATGTGTGGCGCTGGGCGATCCGAGAAACGTCCCGCTGGAAGTCGATGGTGGCAGGAGCCACTGTCGCTCTGCTCCTCTCCCTCAGCGGCTGGCGGGCAGCCGGCTTCGCCGCTGTCGCGTGGTCGGTGCTCGCCGGGGCGCTCGTCGCCTACGTCTTCAGCTTGCCCAACCGGCCCGAAGCGGAAGGGGCCGCGGACCGGAACGGTGGACATCGTTGAACCAGTCCCGGTCACGAGTTGGTCGGAGAAGCCCCAGAGTCCGCCCATAGTCGCTTGCAGGAACATCTCGGCTCCTGGGTCGGAGTCGTCGGCCATCACACTTCGTTGTCCGGCCGGCCCAGGAGCCGGGCGCCGATCACGGCGGTCTGCAGGGTGTAGCGGTGGACGGAGTCGGCCGGGTTGGCGCCCGTGAGTCGGTGGATGCGCTCCAGGCGATAAGTGAAGGCGCGCACTAGGGCCCGCAGCCCGAGGCCCCCCTCGGCGGCTTGCTCTCCACGGGCCCGCAGGGACTCGACTCCAACTCGTCCCGGGTGAGGCGGCGGCACATCGGAGTGGTGAGAGAGTCCGGCATGAACAGCGCGTTGGGGAGCGGTCCCTCCCAAGGTCACGTTCGCGGCCACGCCCGTCGTGGTCGGCGTCGTGTTGCACGACCGCACAACCCG comes from the Streptomyces sp. NBC_00443 genome and includes:
- a CDS encoding helix-turn-helix domain-containing protein, whose product is MATTLATLTAAQPPSNPLRPGGRHPQIALTHERLAALVGTSRETCTKVLRDYADHGLIRLARGRITVLDPARLKDEAG
- a CDS encoding TetR/AcrR family transcriptional regulator; amino-acid sequence: MPDIKHFDPDTVLEKVMRLFWRQGVASTGIQDVVTATGLNRSSLYATFGGKQELYRAALRRYLEDCSEPAFRRLAGDGRGLPAVADFFAALIEARCSGPYARWGCMVSNAHAGAENGDAEVRTALDQHHRMLREALYEALVTARAEQQLAPGTDLGAAADLLALLAYGVNLRSRAGADARELTKTVTAALGSLSTA
- a CDS encoding peroxiredoxin-like family protein, producing the protein MTLNAELRAFYEARQQQIPAEIRDIMQRAGQELADSGRAEHALTVGDRAPRFTLPTATGRHLALDDLLAEGPVVLTFYRGAWCPYCNIALRALQQHHDAITARGAHLVAVSPQIADESLTLTEKHGLAFDVLSDLGSDTAQQYGLAFDLPDDLAAVYDKLGFDLQRVNGGHPRTLPLPATYVIDRDGTIRWAFVNTDYTARAEPVDIITALDTLD
- a CDS encoding redoxin family protein, yielding MRARTLLPAVLAAALLTVTGCGSEGGTDSGGDAQAAPPKTASSAPESTASGEGEGDSGTQVPEALNFSGTTVDGKPFDAKSLAGKPTVLWFWAPWCPKCRAQAAETAKVAADYAGKAHVLGVAGLDKNAAMMDFVAETGTDSFPHLSDEAGEVWKRFEVTEQSRYVILDKDGKTVYEGVLPAGEGLAEKVAGLTG
- a CDS encoding cytochrome c biogenesis CcdA family protein produces the protein MTDLPLALALSAGMLAAVNPCGFALLPAYLSLLVLGDDSPRRTVAVGRALTATAAMTIGFAALFGVFGLAVQPVAGQVQEHLPWFTITFGLLMAMAGTWLLAGRQLPTLAPKLRRAPTVTRSLPSMALFGMAYATASLGCTIAPFLAIVVSAFRSGSTGEGIALFAAYAGGMGLIVGVASLTVALTRATAVTRLRRLGAIAPRLGGGLLLCVGAYVAYYGWYEIRVQRDPTTQDAVVDAAGAVQRGIAETLDSVGPSVIALVFATLFVTTLALIRFRRARGARRSPGTDTGAESTAGHTP
- a CDS encoding RNA polymerase sigma factor, whose protein sequence is MPAIDQAVAGRIFREQSGRVVATLIRVFGDIDLAEDAVQDAFATALRKWPGDGVPPNPGGWITTTARHAAIDRLRRAARERELLGEVAALSPADDDPGLPAEGEAVQDDRLRLIFTCCHPALSTEAQVALTLRLLGGLSTAEVADAFLVAEAAMAQRLVRAKRKIKAARIPYRVPQEHQLPDRLRPVLAVVYLVYNAGLAEPAGPAGRGLCAEAIRLARLLADLMPDEPEVAGLLALLLLTESRRPSRTGPDGSLVLLGDQDRSRWDPSLIEEGQAIVRGCLRRNQPGVYQLQAAINAVHTAAPTAAQTDWPQIAALYDQLLAFTPTPVVALNRAIAIAEVQGPATALALVDELDLDTYYPFHATRADLLSRLGRDEEATAAYERAAALAPTDAERNFLRHGGRTGR
- a CDS encoding YciI family protein — translated: MTRYLLSVHSGAGEARAPMSAEEMRQSHLRLGALEREMESAGAWVFSGRLHEPDTATVVRVAGGEVLTTDGPFAESKEHLGGFYIIEADDLDAALAWAAKVTALIQTPIEVRPFAGFADKPQPAPGA
- a CDS encoding TfoX/Sxy family protein codes for the protein MSYDETLAERIREVLPPVGEVSERKMFGGLAFLLGGHMFCGVVHDELMIRLGPEGAVEALARPGVRPMDFTGRNSRSMVFVGPEALAGPALDEWVSRAADFARTLPPK
- a CDS encoding RNA polymerase subunit sigma-70, whose protein sequence is MDAVTGEPSAAAASEGVLLAAARAGDEDAFRALVGPHLRELHVHCYRMLGSVQDAEDVMQEVLVRAWRHLGAFEGRSAMRGWLYRIATNRCLTTRTRARTTPVLAGPQASPPANADDVEVVALEPYPDTLLDQLDDRDDPTARYELRESVQLAFLATLQLLPARQRAVLLLRDVLGFTAAETAAFLDTSAASVNSALQRARATLDRHRASGRLSSGGRVPTRAEQSALVERFTAAWQDGDIDGLVALLSHDVLLTMPPYPMVYRGRLALASFFATVPAGGDLTRIRLVPTRANHQPALAAYVRDYSGTRATAYGIMVLTVDTDAITEITGFTDPALFPLFGLPDHLSDEDVPEA
- a CDS encoding nuclear transport factor 2 family protein; the encoded protein is MTIQDIVDAYCDAWISGKGDFSGVPLADDFEFRGPVASFESAAGYRAMAAQAGPLVTRFAVRHQFVDGSRVCSVIDWEMSLPVPPMTSAEILEIEDGKIVRGELIYDAEALRAAMAQGG
- a CDS encoding SulP family inorganic anion transporter produces the protein MDIGRARARQVLVLSTSALSPAARLRGLRPDWLSDPKVWRTEVLAGLVVALALIPEAISFSIIAGVDPAIGLFASFTMAVTISIVGGRRAMISAATGAVALVIAPLNREHGLGYLVAAVILAGVIQIALGALGVAKLMRFVPRSVMVGFVNALAILIFMAQVPEMHDVPSAVYPLIIAGLALMVFFPKITTVIPAPLVSIVILTVITLAAGIAVPTVGDKGDLPSSLPIPGLPDVPFTMDTLTTIAPYALAMALVGLMESLMTAKLVDDITDTHSSKTRESIGQGIANIVTGFFGGMGGCAMIGQTMINVKVSGARTRLSTFLAGAFLMVLCIVFGPVVSDIPMAALVAVMVMVSFATFDWHSIAPKTLKRMPTGEIAVMVITVACVVSTDNLAIGVVVGSITAMVIFAKRVAHLANVTAVTDPDGTQVVYSVTGELFFASSNDLVGHFNYATDPDKVVIDLIAAHIWDASSVAALDAIETKYKQRGKTVEIIGLNQPSAQIHEKLSGELVGNH
- a CDS encoding NUDIX domain-containing protein; translation: MPAAFGESARQAAARELREESGQEPDGPLRFIGYAGFELAPDRPRLLPPSTARSELKPGVFCARLESRSSEGRRRRS